In Salvelinus fontinalis isolate EN_2023a chromosome 8, ASM2944872v1, whole genome shotgun sequence, the genomic stretch GTATTTCAGAAAGCACAGCTAAATCAGTCCTAATAGGATACGTCATTCTCGATATTGTATTCATGCTACACTgaactccaaaagtattgggacagtgacacattattTTTGGTTTTGGCTCTGTACACCAGCACTTtttaccatgattacggatagtcctgaatgaatcgtgaataatgatgagtgaggaagttagacacacaaatatcatTATCCCCCCCcagaatgctaacctcccctgttattgtcatggtgagaggttagcatgtttgtgcgtctgtaacttaaTGACtcgtcattattcacgattcattcaggattatccgtaatcatggtagcatccacattaatgtagaagtgttgagaaacattctattcttattttcaataaaagtgactccaaaatgaaacaatacattatttaccattcatttctattgggcataaAATGATCTGAAacagccaaaacaaacagcaaatgcatctaacaagtttgtagagtcaccagcttgatgtaatcattgcatgctaggaatatgggacgaAATAGTCAACTTTTGACAATTTTAATTCACATAAAAGTGAATTtggcccaatacttttggtcccctaaaatggggaggactatgtacaaaaagtgctgtaatttctaaatggttcacctggTATGGATGAAGTcagcactttaacctcatatATCATTTCAAAGGTGAAGTGCtgaagtacagagccaaaacaagaaaaaatgtgtcactgtcccgaTACTTTTGTAGCTCGCTGTATATTCTGAAATCACTGGTAGCTGTATGTATTTTGAAATGAAGTGGTATGCTATTCTCAAGTGATCACTGAACATTTTGTGCAATTATCTCTCTCCATCGTTCAACTGCCTGCCCAACTCCTAATCTTGCCCAATGAATGAAAAGTGCATTTTTTGTTTTCCGTTCTCTTAATTATGTTGCACTGATGATCATGATGTTGatgattttgtattgtatttcacTTTGCCTCTACGGGTCAACTTTTTGTAATGTGGTGAAAAATTGAGAGGCGAATCCTAACTTCTACTTATGAGAAATGTTCACTTATTGATGTAAGTGGGACACTGAGTGAAAACTTGACTTAGGTGGAAATTAGCCCCGAACACAACACAATACTTGAAATTCTGCTTGAAGCTTCTGAGTCCTTTAGCTGAAGGCTTGTGATCTGTGACTGTCAGGATGACCACTGGCTGTTTAAAGAGTACAGTATGATGATAGTCTGCTACACTTATACGCCATCGGTGTTGTACGGTTTCTTTTCATTTCCTATTTTCTTTTGAAGCATTCTGTTTTCTATACGATTATTATTTGTGTGTCTATTTGGTGTTATTACACCattgataataacatcataattaTGAATTATAAGCTAAACAGGTGTTCTTGGAGGTATACAGTAATTATATCAGTTATTTTATATCTGCTCTTTAAATTTACTTGAATATGATGTCGACATAGTAAAAAAAGAAATACTTGTTCCTTTGCTGGTTGCAATATGCCTGATTTGAGTAGTGGTATACTGACTGTTCCTGTGTTTGGATGAAGATGGTTCCCCCCCCCCTCTTGCACTGACTCAAACGCCTTCTGTCCAGGCATATAGCGCTGATGCAATGAGGTGGTCAGAAATAACAAAATCATTAAATATTTAATagtttaataaaaaaatgtatgaaggAAATATGATCTCTGCTCATTCCTGTCTCTATGTAATGATAGTTGAGTGCCTTCTTGAATGCTGTAGAAATTGTGATTTTGCTGATGTCCGTGGACAGTTGGCACAACATTTACTTTATAAGCAGGGAAATGTGAAGGGATTTTCTTCTGCAGGAATTGTGTTATTTCTTAGGCAAAAGCTAAAGACCAAATAATGCAACTATTTTCTTATGTCATATTTAGTTAGCTATACTTAGTTATACTCCTCTTTTGTTGTTATGCTCTTGTGCGCTGTATTGTGACTTGACAATCAATGTCCATGCCTTTCATAAAACCATATATTTTCCTTTCAGGGGGAAGAAATGCATTATTTTAGGAGGAAATCAACTAAAGCACTTATATCTTATAACTTAGCATATCTGTCTAACACACGGTAATACACGTCTTTCTATAGCTTTTTATTGCATTCTAAAGTACCTGTTTATCAGCCTCATAtcaacactcactactgtaaagaccactcactactgtaaagaccactcactactgtaaagaccactcactactgtaaaaaGAGAACCCCCTAACCCCCTGGTGTGTGCCCAGATAAGATACTTACAGGAATCACTCTTCTTGAAAAAAAACCTACAAAGAAACTTGGAAGTCAAACAATCCGCCATCATTGACACAATGGGGAAAATCAAATAATTTATTTTTGAAATGTTGAAATGGCATGGGCGACCGAGGAAAAACAAATTGGTACAATTTAAGGCTAAGTGGCAAACAATAATGCAGGGATGGGGGAGTGAGCTTGCAGGTCTGGGCAGgggagatgtagtcattgtttgtgtgtctgtaagtTGTTAGTATGTATATGTTTGTTTTTGGAATGTAAGAAAATAagagaaaatatatataatacaaataaaataaaaagattctaacaggaagtgggaaaCAGCAGTCCATGAatcattagttcctaccaaggccaCCCATTCATGTCTATGTAATTTTGGTCAATCCTGATTAAAGTGCTGTACAAAGCTGTTCATGAACAAAGCTATGCAATATTTTCCTAAACCTAGACCATGCCTgtgttgtttttcatttattgTAGTATGGTAAACTAAATATATATCAAAATAGTACAATGAACAATAGTACATGTATACACACTTACAATTTCAGCATTGTGTTTTGGCATACAATTATTTTCAAATCAGATAAGACAGCTGAACTTTAACATTGTTCTTTAAATGAACATTTTGAGTGGACGTTTCTAAGGCGTTGAGTTTCAATGTCTGCTCTGACTTGGATACACGTCAATAATGCTTTCAGTGTGTTGTGAAAGTAATGTCGGACGGATTTGGTTTGAAAAAAATGACTTAGCTGTCAAACTATACTGTTGTACTGTGGCCCACAAATCTGATACTGTAGATATGAATAGATTTCACCCAGATTGTCTGAATATTACAACATATTTAATCCACATATTATATTTTTAATACAAAATAACAATTTTATAAAGGAAAATCTCAAACAATATCAGTTAAATCAACGTGCAAGGATTGGAATTCATGTATGAATTTCATTATGATTGTTATTTGTAACTTTCTTGTCAGAATAATGACGCTGAGCGCACCGTTATCAATTGTTATAGCAATTGGATGGAGTGTGCAGTCTCTCACCGTTTAGTTCTACATTCAGTCTTCTtcgattcaaatcaaattgtattagtcacaggtgtagacgttacagtgaaatgcttccttacgagcccctaactgaCAGTCGTGGGCCTTAACCACATGGCCTCGTGCCTTTCAATAAGCACTCTGGGGATCTGTGGACTTGTGAACCAGGTATCTGGCCTActacatacatgtattttaattAAAGGCTCCCTTTGTGAGACCGTGTATCCTGGTGACTGGGGtagcggtggtggtggtgacgCCGTGTACTGAGCCCACGGAACGCGGCATGCAGCGCATATTGCCCGTGGTGACAATGCACTGCAGGGGCCACAGCACGATGACCACCAGCAGCACCATCAACATGATGAAGAGCAGCAGCCGCTTCCAGTTGTTCAGATGCTCCAGGAAGCCTATGTGCTGGGGCCATGTCTGAGCAAGGACCTCGCCTGCCTTGCTGGCCCCGATGTCGATGGAGATGCAGAAGGCCGAGGTGGAGCTGGATGATCCGGGGTTGGCCTCCAGTGGCCGCTTGTAGCACAGCTTCTCCCCATCAAGCCACACAGGTTCCTCGTGCTGCTGGTGGCTGGGCAGTTTACACAGTACCTCTTGGCTGGTGGCCAGGGCAGGCGGACCCTCCTTGGTTAGGAGGGTAGGGTGGCGGCAGAATGGACAAGGGATCTTGCTGCTGCCTCCTCCTTCCTGCTCTCCTAGCGAAATGGCCATGAGGCGCGACAGGCACTCCAGGCAGAAGGTGTGGGTGCACTCCAGCAGCTTGGGCGTCTTGAAGACATTGTCGTAGGTGTTGTAGCAGATAGAGCACTCGGGTTGGCTACCAAAAGCAACCATTTTTTCAAGGTCCACATTCTCTTCCAGGGGCCTCACCTTGGTGTGCCACACCTGAAGGATCTGCGCCATCTTGAAGGGGTGTTCTGTATCCTTTGCTCCCTTTCTTTGGTCTTGATTGGCACACCCTCTTTTTCTCTTCTTTGTTTTTGGTGTGGATTATCTGAGAATGAATGAAAATCCAGATTATTTCTATTTTAATGACATGTTCAGATAGTTTCTAGTAAAATAGCGGAGCTTGACACCATGTACCATCTATTTTTAGCATCAAGCAGTGTGTACATAATCCCAAATGGTTCACAGGATTTCATTCAAGAGAATATTATAAAGTAGGTCATAAAAGTTTACGTCCTCACGCAGGCGGAGTTGCAATACCATTATGTTATTCCCTTCAGAATACGATTACATTCTGACCTAATTTAAGGTGATTACACTCACAGTAGTCACAAATAATTCAGCAGTTGGTGGAATTGAATCATAAAGTAAATAAATGTAATGTATTTTTAcatatttacatacagttgaagtcggaagtttacatacaccttagccaaatacatttaaactcaggttcacaattcctgacatttaatcctagtaaagattcactgtcttaggtcagttaggatcaccactttattttaagaatgtgaagtgtcagaataatagtagagagaatgatttatttcagcttttatttatttcatcacagtttacatacactcaattggtatttggtagcattgcctttaaattgtttaacttgggtcaaacgtttcgggtagctttccacaataagtttggtgaattttgtcccattcctcctgacagagctggtgtaactgggtcaggtttgtaggcctccttgctcgcacacgctttttcagttctgccctcaaattttctatgggattgagatcaggtctttgtgatgaccactccaataccttgactttgttgtccttaagccattttgccacaactttggaagtatgcttggggtcattgtccatttggaagatccatttgcgaccaagctttaacttcttgacttaTGTCTTGActtatatatccacataattgtccatcctcatgatgccatctattttgtgaagtgcaccagtccctcctgcagcaaagcacccccacaacatgatgctgccacccccgtgcttcacagttgggatggtgttctttggtttgcaagcctcaccctttttcctccaaacatatcaaTGGTCaaaatggccaaacagttctatttttgtttcatcagaccagaggacatttctccaaaaagtacgatctttgtccccatgtgcagttgcaaaccatagtctggctttttgtatggcggttttggagcagtggcttcttccttgctgagcggcctttcaggttatgtcaatataggattcgttttactatggatatagatacttttgtacctgtttcctccagcatcttcacaaggtcctttgctgttgttctgggattgatttgcactttttgcaccaaagtacattcatctccaggagacagaacgtgtctccttcctgagcggaatgacggctgcgtggtcccatggtgtttatacttacgtactattgtttgtacagatgaatgtggtatcttgaggagtttggaaattgctcccaaggatgaaacagacttgtggaggtctacatttttttttttcaggggtcatggctgatttcttttgattttcccatgatgtcaagcaaagaggcactgagtttgaaggtaggccttgaaaaacatccacaggtacacctccaattgactcaaatgatgtcaattagcctatcagaagcttctaaagccatgacatcattttctggaattttccaagctgtttaaatgcacagtcaacttagtgtatgtaaacttctgacccactggaattgtgatacagtgaattgtaagtgaaataatctgtctgtaaac encodes the following:
- the LOC129860453 gene encoding RING finger protein 223-like, translating into MAQILQVWHTKVRPLEENVDLEKMVAFGSQPECSICYNTYDNVFKTPKLLECTHTFCLECLSRLMAISLGEQEGGGSSKIPCPFCRHPTLLTKEGPPALATSQEVLCKLPSHQQHEEPVWLDGEKLCYKRPLEANPGSSSSTSAFCISIDIGASKAGEVLAQTWPQHIGFLEHLNNWKRLLLFIMLMVLLVVIVLWPLQCIVTTGNMRCMPRSVGSVHGVTTTTATPVTRIHGLTKGAFN